A stretch of Fusarium poae strain DAOMC 252244 chromosome 2, whole genome shotgun sequence DNA encodes these proteins:
- a CDS encoding hypothetical protein (TransMembrane:12 (o70-86i117-135o155-177i184-201o207-227i239-256o262-282i302-322o627-648i669-686o692-710i731-752o)~BUSCO:4587at5125~CAZy:GT39) produces MARTRGKSPQPPVKATTPVTEKQQPAVVPQQQQPIAVTTNSKNKSKNKVTSYQSEGVEDNDVFLLPVSDYWVVLALMVLATAVRVYKIYQPTSVVFDEVHFGGFATKYIKGKFFMDVHPPLAKMLIALTGWLAGFDGSFDFKEIGKDYIEPGVPYVAMRMFPAICGILLIPCMFFTLKAVGCRTMTATMGAGLIIFENGLLTQARLILLDSPLVAATAFTVLAFSCFTNQHELGPSKAFQLSWWFWLVLTGLGLGITVSIKWVGLFTIAWVGSLTLIQLWVLLGDNKNVSMRLFGKHFMARVFCLIIIPLTFYMAMFAIHFVCLQNPGDGDGFMSSEFQATLNNKRMKDVPADVMMGSRVSIRHVNTQGGYLHSHPLMYPTGSKQQQITLYPHKDDNNIWLLENQTQPLGVDGQPINGTKAWDALPEPVHIKDGAVLRLYHSPTHRRLHSHDVRAPITEADWQNEVSAYGYEGFEGDANDLFRVEIVKKKTRGAVAKERLRTIESKFRLVHVMTGCVLFSHKVKLPDWASEQQEVTCARGGTLPNSLWYIEGNSHPQLQGDVEKVNYRNPGFFGKFWELQKVMWRTNAGLTDSHAWDSRPESWPILRRGINFWGRQHTQVYLLGNPIIWWSSSVAVAIWIVFKAIAVLRWQRSCNDYANTTFKRFDYEIGTSVLGWALHYFPFYLMKRQLFLHHYFPALYFAVIALCQLFDYATARVPGVGARETSAINRIATVSFLVLSAAVFTLYSPLAYGSPWTKADCKRVKLFTTWDFDCNTFYDSYDKYSEIPSISSSVVPTTPAAKKEELKNEVPVVQQQEEAVISGAPPAPDQHVEHRVVAKEEKVEYRDQDGNLLDPEEVKALEGKVEFKTKYETKTRVVDEQGNEVQEPAEGWDQNIGAGVAPPHPDVEGVDSETVKGTIEEAAAPQDAAASKDGEKEAEEAKAKPASENQQDATVNDEL; encoded by the exons ATGGCTCGTACGAGGGGCAAAAGCCCCCAACCGCCAGTCAAGGCCACGACGCCTGTGACAGAGAAACAACAGCCCGCTGTAGttcctcagcagcagcaacccATTGCTGTCACCACCAACTCCAAGAACAAGTCAAAGAACAAGGTTACCTCGTACCAATCTGAGGGCGTCGAGGACAATGATGTCTTTCTTCTCCCCGTTTCCGACTACTGGGTGGTACTGGCCCTTATGGTCCTTGCTACCGCCGTCCGTGTCTACAAGATTTATCAGCCTACAAGCGTTGTCTTCGATGAAGTCCA CTTCGGCGGTTTCGCTACCAAGTACATCAAGGGCAAATTCTTTATGGATGTCCACCCTCCTCTGGCCAAGATGCTCATTGCTCTCACCGGATGGCTGGCTGGTTTCGACGGCAGCTTCGATTTTAAAGAGATTGGCAAGGACTATATTGAACCTGGCGTCCCCTACGTTGCTATGCGAATGTTTCCTGCTATCTGCGGTATTCTACTGATTCCTTGCATGTTCTTCACACTCAAAGCTGTCGGATGCCGCACTATGACTGCTACTATGGGAGCGGGCCTAATTATATTCG AGAACGGCCTTCTTACCCAGGCTCGCCTGATTCTTCTTGATTCCCCCCTCGTCGCCGCGACCGCATTCACAGTTCTTGCCTTTTCGTGCTTCACCAACCAGCACGAGCTTGGTCCTTCCAAGGCTTTCCAGCTGAGCTGGTGGTTCTGGCTGGTCCTTACGGGTCTCGGTCTGGGTATCACCGTGAGCATTAAGTGGGTTGGACTCTTCACCATTGCTTGGGTTGGCTCCCTCACTCTCATCCAGCTCTGGGTTCTTCTCGGCGACAACAAGAACGTGTCCATG CGTCTTTTTGGCAAGCACTTCATGGCTCGAGTATTCTGTCTGATTATCATCCCTCTTACTTTCTACATGGCCATGTTCGCCATTCACTTCGTTTGTCTTCAGAACCCTGGAGATGGCGATGGCTTCATGAGCTCCGAGTTCCAGGCCACTCTCAACAACAAGCGAATGAAGGATGTCCCTGCCGACGTCATGATGGGCAGCCGTGTCTCTATCCGTCATGTCAACACACAGGGCGGTTACCTCCACTCTCACCCCCTTATGTATCCTACCGGTAGCAAGCAGCAACAAATTACACTCTATCCTCACAAGGATGACAACAACATCTGGCTTCTTGAGAACCAGACTCAACCccttggagttgatggccaACCCATCAACGGTACCAAGGCCTGGGATGCTCTTCCCGAGCCTGTCCATATTAAGGATGGTGCTGTTCTTCGTCTTTACCACAGCCCTACCCACCGCCGTCTGCATTCTCACGATGTTCGCGCCCCTATCACTGAGGCTGATTGGCAAAACGAAGTTTCCGCCTATGGTTATGAAGGATTTGAGGGTGATGCTAACGATCTCTTCCGAGTCGAgattgtcaagaagaagactcGGGGTGCTGTCGCCAAGGAGCGTCTCCGAACCATTGAGAGCAAGTTCCGCCTTGTTCACGTCATGACAGGCTGCGTCCTATTCTCTCACAAGGTCAAGCTTCCTGATTGGGCTTCGGAGCAGCAGGAAGTTACTTGCGCCCGCGGCGGCACTCTTCCTAACAGTTTGTGGTACATTGAGGGTAACAGCCACCCTCAACTGCAAGGGGATGTCGAAAAGGTCAACTACAGAAACCCTGGTTTCTTTGGCAAGTTCTGGGAGCTTCAGAAAGTCATGTGGCGAACTAACGCTGGCCTTACTGATTCCCACGCTTGGGATTCTCGCCCCGAGTCCTGGCCTATCCTCCGCCGCGGTATCAACTTCTGGGGTCGCCAACACACTCAGGTTTACCTCCTTGGCAACCCCATCATCTGGTGGTCTTCTAGCGTCGCTGTTGCCATCTGGATTGTCTTCAAGGCTATTGCCGTCCTCCGCTGGCAACGCAGTTGTAACGACTACGCCAATACTACTTTCAAGCGTTTTGATTATGAAATTGGTACTTCGGTTCTCGGCTGGGCTCTGCACTACTTCCCTTTCTATCTGATGAAGCGTCAACTATTCCTCCATCATTACTTCCCGGCGCTGTACTTCGCTGTCATCGCTTTGTGCCAACTCTTTGACTACGCCACTGCTCGTGTTCCCGGTGTTGGTGCTCGCGAGACATCTGCCATCAACCGCATTGCCACTGTCTCATTCCTTGTTCTGTCGGCTGCCGTTTTCACTCTTTATTCTCCTCTTGCCTATGGCAGCCCTTGGACCAAGGCTGACTGCAAGCGAGTCAAACTTTTTACCACCTGGGATTTTGATTGTAACACTTTTTACGACAGC TACGATAAGTATAGCGAAATCCCTTCAATCAGCTCATCTGTGGTCCCAACAACCCCAGCagccaagaaggaagagctCAAGAACGAGGTCCCTGTTGTCCAACAGCAGGAGGAAGCTGTCATTTCCGGTGCTCCTCCCGCTCCTGACCAACATGTAGAACATCGTGTTGTTGCTAAGGAGGAAAAGGTTGAGTATCGCGACCAGGATGGCAACCTTCTTGACCCTGAGGAGGTGAAGGCCCTCGAGGGCAAGGTTGAGTTCAAGACCAAGTATGAAACAAAGACCCGCGTTGTTGATGAGCAGGGCAACGAAGTTCAGGAGCCCGCCGAGGGTTGGGATCAGAACATCGGTGCCGGCGTTGCCCCTCCCCACCCTGATGTCGAAGGTGTCGACAGCGAAACTGTCAAGGGCACTATCGAAGAAGCTGCCGCTCCTCAGGATGCTGCCGCCAGTAAGGATGGTGAGAAGGAGGCTGAGGAGGCTAAGGCCAAGCCTGCCAGCGAGAATCAACAGGACGCTACCGTCAATGACGAGCTGTAG
- a CDS encoding hypothetical protein (BUSCO:25084at5125), whose translation MSAAAAGWGQPLATKSTTSRRSLGHFRSLSSIAAAPSYHPRTPSLTPDHTPIKSSSSTHLPLGVKSASVDFGDEMSTIPDPRSRAISPADVSGVATPNHHPDLNDEVATLSNKLINAINHQTILDDSLSAARHELDAARDRIRDLETQNASQREMLAGDVWVRKHTVEAEKKVWQAKIAAERQKRLDTEMEKKKIEQELENLTAALFEEANKMVIAAKEEAKADHEALQRKNDQLKSQLADTESILKSQQEQLVELKHVMEHMAAGREEHTNPTAPSSPGLTKPDTRDDRRSSAEEALPSLWGAAAVVEPAHPMSFSHLIQPILRTDLASYDDFVSLTRISRNRASSRVSSGSVGALNALTGFGLGGSISSAHPSNASTTSLGTPIPGPGSAPQSPNTPASTVSAASNTSATPLPSLRETKFYKRVLAEDIEPTLRLDMAPGLSWLARRSVIASIADGTLVVEPVPTTGSLVALTKPQFYPCSLCGDSRKSPEYLRNHRFRTSETDSAQRHPLCKYCLNRVRSTCDFLGFLRMVKDGHWRADNEDHEKAAWEESVRLREQMFWSRIGGGVIPSIPAPLSVDMEKSPRNSDEGSVRSDHLEVPGFQTPPTTMERTLSDMSNAVPIEEPHTPPMQIDGARSVRTSVQSLEVKSASGSEETKRLSLTIPATD comes from the coding sequence AtgtccgccgccgccgccggctGGGGTCAGCCTTTGGCAACaaaatcaacaacatcccgGCGATCATTAGGCCACTTCAGGTCTCTCTCCTCGATAGCAGCTGCCCCCAGCTATCATCCTCGAACCCCGTCGCTTACTCCTGACCACACGCCGATCAaatcctcatcctcaacacATCTCCCTCTCGGGGTAAAAAGTGCATCTGTAGATTTTGGAGACGAGATGAGCACAATACCCGATCCGCGAAGTCGAGCCATAAGTCCTGCGGATGTCAGTGGTGTTGCAACTCCCAACCATCACCCTGATCTTAATGACGAGGTCGCCACTCTCAGCAACAAGCTTATCAATGCAATCAATCATCAAACAATCTTAGACGATTCCTTATCCGCCGCTCGCCACGAACTTGATGCTGCGCGCGATCGTATCCGCGATTTGGAAACACAAAATGCCTCGCAACGTGAAATGTTGGCTGGTGACGTGTGGGTTCGCAAACACACCGTTGAGGCCGAAAAGAAGGTTTGGCAGGCCAAAATAGCCGCAGAACGCCAAAAGCGTCTCGACACGGaaatggaaaagaagaagattgagcaagaattggaaaatcTTACTGCAGCATTGTTCGAAGAAGCGAATAAGATGGTCATCGCTGCCAAGGAGGAGGCCAAAGCTGACCATGAAGCCCTGCAACGCAAGAACGACCAGCTCAAGTCTCAGCTCGCGGATACAGAAAGCATACTCAAGTCACAACAAGAGCAACTTGTAGAGCTCAAGCACGTCATGGAACACATGGCTGCCGGACGAGAGGAACACACCAACCCTACTGCTCCTTCTTCCCCTGGGTTAACAAAACCCGACACTCGGGACGATCGCCGATCCTCCGCTGAAGAGGCACTACCTTCATTATGgggtgctgctgctgttgttgagccCGCCCACCCGATGAGCTTCTCCCATCTGATCCAGCCCATCTTGCGAACCGATCTGGCTTCCTATGATGACTTCGTCAGTCTCACCCGAATCTCCCGGAACCGTGCCAGCAGCCGTGTATCCTCAGGCTCTGTGGGTGCATTGAATGCTTTGACTGGCTTCGGACTTGGTGGTTCAATATCAAGTGCCCACCCCTCAAACGCATCTACTACGTCGCTCGGCACTCCTATTCCTGGCCCCGGAAGTGCACCTCAGTCGCCGAATACTCCAGCCTCAACTGTCAGCGCTGCTTCGAACACCTCCGCTACTCCTCTCCCAAGTTTAAGGGAGACAAAGTTCTACAAACGCGTCCTGGCAGAGGATATCGAACCTACACTCCGTCTTGACATGGCACCAGGGTTGTCTTGGCTCGCTCGACGATCTGTCATCGCCTCTATTGCTGACGGaactttggtggttgaaCCTGTGCCAACAACTGGATCCCTAGTAGCACTGACGAAACCACAATTCTACCCTTGTTCATTGTGCGGTGACTCCCGCAAGAGCCCAGAATATCTTCGCAACCATCGATTTCGGACAAGTGAGACCGACTCCGCTCAACGACATCCTCTCTGCAAGTATTGCCTCAACCGTGTGCGTTCAACCTGCGATTTCCTAGGCTTTTTACGCATGGTCAAGGATGGTCATTGGCGAGCAGATAACGAGGATCATGAGAAGGCTGCCTGGGAGGAAAGTGTTCGACTCAGGGAGCAGATGTTTTGGTCTCGCATTGGAGGCGGTGTCATTCCAAGTATCCCAGCGCCCCTTTCTGTCGATATGGAGAAAAGTCCGCGTAACAGCGACGAGGGCAGTGTTAGATCGGATCATCTCGAGGTCCCTGGTTTTCAAACTCCACCCACGACAATGGAGCGAACCCTAAGCGATATGAGTAACGCTGTGCCTATAGAAGAGCCACATACGCCTCCTATGCAGATCGATGGAGCAAGGAGTGTTCGCACTTCTGTCCAATCTCTTGAAGTGAAAAGTGCCTCCGGATCGGAGGAGACAAAACGACTATCCCTCACGATCCCAGCCACGGATTAA
- a CDS encoding hypothetical protein (TransMembrane:8 (i139-162o168-189i201-223o235-255i358-378o398-417i429-449o461-479i)), with the protein MPRSERWRGESQQQESDGVLHDETSPLLPRISEVSEAETSVSLTDVHSLLAEAKLLCQYSLPLIATYLLQYSFTVITTIVAGRLGAEELAASSLALTTINIIGFTIFEGMATALDTLCAQAYGSGRYTGVGLHIQRMMVMMAIVMIPVGAIWLCSHWILPLLVPQRSLALKAASFLRVSLVGLPGYAFFEAGKRFLQAQGEFGPGMVVLIICAPVNAFLSWYFAVKLNMGLDGAAFGQALANNLRPALLLLYVVLIGKKTHRCWGGWDARAAFAVREWGPMIRLSVASTAVNLAEWLAFEILMISTSYIDTPHLAAQTVLNTLSIVTWHVPFSISVAVTTRFGHLVGAGALKEARRAAILYSIVFVGIGILDGAFLFLLRRPLADLFSDDSMVKDLAVGSMVTVACFQIIDSIICGTNGVLRGLAKQSVAAWVVLAVNYLAAVPFAVWLELGSPNLKLDGLWIGLGSGMVIIAGIECAYMKWISWQDCVDDVKERENDGT; encoded by the coding sequence ATGCCTCGGAGCGAACGTTGGCGAGGCGAGAGCCAGCAGCAAGAGTCCGATGGCGTGTTACACGACGAGACATCGCCATTGCTCCCTCGGATATCAGAGGTCAGCGAAGCCGAGACGTCAGTATCACTTACAGACGTCCACAGTCTGCTGGCTGAGGCAAAGCTTCTGTGTCAATATTCGCTTCCTCTGATTGCGACCTATCTTCTTCAGTATTCCTTCACCGTTATCACCACCATCGTTGCGGGCCGGCTAGGTGCCGAAGAGCTCGCGGCATCTAGCCTGGCGCTGACAACAATCAATATCATCGGCTTCACTATCTTTGAGGGCATGGCCACGGCACTCGACACGCTGTGTGCTCAGGCGTACGGTTCCGGTCGCTATACCGGCGTCGGGTTGCACATCCAACGTATGATGGTCATGATGGCTATCGTCATGATTCCTGTCGGTGCCATCTGGCTATGCTCTCACTGGATCCTTCCGCTACTCGTCCCCCAACGAAGCCTCGCCCTCAAGGCAGCATCGTTCTTGCGCGTCAGTCTTGTCGGACTGCCCGGTTACGCTTTCTTCGAGGCGGGCAAGAGGTTCCTGCAGGCGCAAGGCGAGTTTGGTCCAGGAATGGTCGTTCTAATCATTTGCGCTCCCGTCAATGCCTTTCTGAGCTGGTACTTTGccgtcaagctcaacatggGTCTCGATGGTGCTGCGTTTGGTCAAGCGCTCGCCAACAACCTACGTCCCGCGCTGCTTCTGCTCTACGTTGTCCTGATTGGCAAAAAAACCCATCGTTGCTGGGGTGGTTGGGATGCCCGTGCCGCCTTTGCAGTACGTGAATGGGGTCCTATGATTCGTCTTTCTGTTGCCAGCACGGCCGTTAACCTTGCTGAGTGGCTTGCCTTTGAGATCCTCATGATCAGCACTTCGTATATCGACACTCCTCACCTCGCTGCCCAAACCGTTCTTAACACCCTCTCCATTGTAACTTGGCACGTGCCCTTCTCTATCAGCGTCGCCGTCACCACTCGCTTCGGCCATCTCGTAGGGGCTGGAGCTCTAAAAGAAGCGCGTCGGGCAGCGATCTTGTATTCCATTGTTTTTGTCGGTATTGGTATCTTGGATGGCGCGTTCCTTTTCCTGCTGCGGCGACCACTTGCAGATTTGTTCTCGGATGATTCTATGGTCAAGGACCTTGCTGTAGGGTCCATGGTCACTGTTGCCTGCTTCCAAATCATCGACTCCATCATCTGCGGGACCAACGGTGTGTTGAGGGGCCTGGCGAAGCAGTCTGTTGCTGCCTGGGTCGTGCTGGCGGTCAACTACTTGGCCGCCGTGCCATTCGCCGTATGGCTCGAGTTGGGAAGTCCCAATTTGAAGCTTGACGGTCTCTGGATTGGTCTTGGAAGCGGCATGGTCATCATCGCGGGCATTGAGTGCGCTTACATGAAATGGATTAGCTGGCAGGACTGCGTGGATGATGTAAAGGAAAGAGAGAATGACGGAACATAG
- a CDS encoding hypothetical protein (TransMembrane:1 (i300-319o)~BUSCO:36312at5125), whose protein sequence is MAVISIQDRTSEFKSVLAQAQRKQTSSKVSSQRRSLLTDAQKDAASGHPTGHPRRSDFARKAAEIGRGISATMGKLEKLAQLAKRRTLFDDRPVEINELTFVIKQDLSSLNQQIGALQTITKQQHPKADQEGEHNKNVVYLLQGKLTDVSVNFKDVLEARTKNIQASRSRTENFISSVSQHAQPSIQQSASPLYGTPARNSPAPGQDTLSLNPVGDQQLLMMEEAQPTNTYIQQRGEAIEAIEKTIGELGSIFGQLATMVSEQSEMIQRIDANTEDVVDNVEGAQRELLKYWNRVSSNRWLIAKMFGVLMIFFLLWVLVSG, encoded by the exons ATGGCTGTCATATCTATTCAAGACCGGACCTCCGAGTTCAAATCGGTACTCGCACAGGCACAGCGAAAACAAACCTCGTCGAAAGTCAGCTCCCAGCGTCGATCTCTTTTGACTGATGCGCAAAAAGATGCTGCCAGTGGCCATCCCACTGGACACCCAAGGCGATCCGACTTTGCCCGCAAAGCTGCTGAAATTGGACGTGGCATCTCGGCGACTATGGGCAAATTGGAGAAGCTAGCACAGC TCGCGAAACGAAGAACCCTTTTCGACGACCGCCCCGTGGAAATCAACGAACTTACTTTCGTCATCAAGCAAGACTTGTCGTCTTTGAACCAGCAGATTGGAGCTCTCCAAACTATCACAAAGCAGCAACATCCCAAGGCCGATCAAGAGGGCGAGCACAACAAGAACGTCGTATActtattgcaaggcaaactTACTGATGTCTCTGTCAACTTCAAGGATGTTCTCGAAGCCAGAACTAAGAACATCCAAGCCTCGCGATCAAGAACGGAGAACTTCATTTCTTCGGTGTCGCAACATGCTCAGCCTTCTATTCAACAGTCCGCTTCACCACTCTACGGGACACCCGCCCGCAACTCACCCGCGCCGGGTCAAGATACACTCTCTCTTAATCCTGTTGGCGACCAGCAACTTCTGATGATGGAGGAGGCACAGCCTACCAACACATACATCCAACAACGAGGTGAAGCGATTGAGGCTATCGAAAAGACGATTGGCGAGTTGGGAAGTATCTTTGGACAACTAGCCACCATGGTTTCGGAACAGAGCGAAATGATCCAGCGCATCGATGCAAACACCGAAGATGTGGTCGACAACGTCGAAGGAGCACAGCGAGAACTTCTTAAGTATTGGAACCGAGTGTCAAGCAACCGGTGGTTGATCGCAAAGATGTTCGGAGTTTTGATGATATTTTTCCT GCTTTGGGTTCTTGTTTCCGGCTAA